The following are encoded in a window of Flavobacterium sp. WC2421 genomic DNA:
- a CDS encoding ComEA family DNA-binding protein, protein MDFKNIKSYFEFSKDQRAGIFSLVVIMLFLQLGFFFFNENVIQETDLGKQKWLSIQSKFDALKKDKSQTLFKVYLFNPNFITDYKGYKLGMSVQEIDRLLAYRKENKYVNSAKQFQAVTQVSDSLLNSIAPLFKFPDWVNNKKERKEYVDYKNKSIVNFPKKEKLVLIDINKATQEDLIKIYGIGEVISKRILILKESLGGFVSMDQMKDVWGLSPEVIANLDSHFKIVAVSNLKKVNINNASLKEMAQFPYFKYPLAKEIIIYRSMNGNFNNIEDLINIKGFPVEKAKIIALYLDFN, encoded by the coding sequence ATGGATTTTAAAAATATAAAGTCTTATTTTGAGTTTTCAAAGGATCAACGAGCTGGTATTTTTTCTTTAGTTGTAATAATGCTGTTTTTACAATTGGGTTTTTTCTTTTTTAATGAGAATGTAATTCAAGAGACTGACTTGGGTAAGCAAAAATGGCTTTCCATACAGTCTAAATTTGATGCTTTAAAAAAGGACAAGTCTCAAACACTATTTAAGGTCTATCTTTTTAACCCCAATTTCATTACTGATTATAAAGGCTACAAACTGGGTATGTCAGTTCAGGAAATAGATAGATTACTCGCTTATAGAAAAGAGAATAAATATGTAAACTCTGCAAAACAATTTCAGGCTGTTACTCAAGTATCAGATTCGTTATTGAATAGTATAGCGCCACTTTTTAAATTTCCAGATTGGGTAAACAATAAAAAGGAACGTAAAGAGTATGTAGATTATAAAAACAAGTCGATTGTAAATTTTCCTAAGAAGGAAAAATTAGTTTTAATTGATATCAATAAGGCAACGCAAGAAGATTTGATTAAAATTTATGGTATAGGCGAGGTGATTTCTAAAAGGATATTGATTTTAAAAGAAAGTCTTGGAGGCTTTGTTTCGATGGATCAAATGAAAGACGTTTGGGGTTTATCTCCTGAAGTGATCGCTAATCTTGATTCCCATTTTAAAATTGTTGCTGTTAGTAATTTGAAAAAAGTGAATATAAATAATGCGTCTTTGAAAGAAATGGCTCAATTTCCTTATTTTAAATATCCTTTGGCTAAAGAGATTATTATCTATCGAAGTATGAATGGAAATTTTAATAATATTGAGGATTTAATAAATATTAAGGGTTTTCCTGTTGAAAAAGCAAAAATAATTGCCTTATATTTGGACTTTAATTAG
- a CDS encoding amino acid permease, producing the protein MSIWKTKPLSVLLNEASEDEKGLKRTLSSRSLVALGVGAIIGAGLFSLTGIAAAEHAGPAVTLSFILAAVGCAFAGLCYAEFASMIPVAGSAYTYSYATMGEFMAWIIGWDLVLEYALGAATVGVSWSRYLLELLNKYGVHLNPKFICSPWETLTLGDGTVVDGGYINLPAILIVSALSLLLIRGTKESANINNFLVVLKVIVVILFIVLGWQYIDPANYSPYIPENTGVKGQFGWSGIAAGAGTVFFAFIGFDAVSTAAQEAKNPQKGMPIGILGSLVICTILYVLFAHVMTGLVPYYKFVGDAKPAATAFAVTGYSFLQTGLIVAILAGYTSVMLVMLMGQSRVFYTMSKDGLLPSFFGDIHKKFRTPWKTNIFFMIFVSLFAGFVPVSDLGHMVSIGTLLAFVLVCIGVLVMRKKMPDAPRSFKTPFVPYVPIAGILVCVYLMYSLPYESWLRLVIWMAIGIGLYFAYGKKNSKLNNPDK; encoded by the coding sequence ATGTCAATTTGGAAAACAAAACCTCTGTCGGTTTTACTAAATGAAGCTTCAGAAGACGAAAAAGGGTTAAAAAGAACATTGTCTTCGCGATCCTTAGTAGCACTTGGAGTTGGAGCAATAATTGGTGCTGGATTATTTTCCCTAACAGGAATTGCCGCAGCAGAACACGCTGGACCAGCAGTAACTTTATCATTTATCCTTGCCGCAGTAGGATGTGCTTTTGCAGGACTTTGTTATGCTGAATTTGCTTCTATGATACCAGTTGCAGGTAGTGCTTATACGTATTCCTATGCAACAATGGGAGAATTTATGGCATGGATTATAGGATGGGATTTAGTTCTTGAATATGCTTTAGGGGCCGCCACTGTCGGGGTAAGTTGGTCACGATACTTACTTGAGTTATTAAATAAATACGGTGTTCATCTGAACCCTAAATTCATATGCTCCCCATGGGAAACATTAACACTAGGTGATGGTACGGTTGTAGACGGAGGATACATAAATCTTCCTGCTATATTAATCGTTTCTGCTCTTTCCTTGTTATTAATTAGAGGTACAAAAGAATCTGCTAATATTAATAACTTTTTAGTAGTTCTAAAAGTTATAGTAGTTATTTTATTTATTGTCTTAGGATGGCAATATATTGACCCTGCTAATTACTCTCCATACATTCCGGAGAACACAGGTGTTAAAGGACAGTTTGGTTGGTCAGGAATTGCTGCAGGAGCTGGAACCGTTTTCTTTGCTTTTATTGGTTTTGACGCTGTTTCTACCGCAGCACAAGAAGCTAAAAATCCACAAAAAGGAATGCCAATTGGAATTTTAGGATCATTAGTTATTTGTACTATCTTATATGTGTTATTTGCTCACGTAATGACAGGACTTGTTCCTTATTATAAATTTGTTGGAGATGCAAAACCTGCAGCTACAGCGTTTGCTGTTACTGGATATTCATTCCTTCAAACTGGATTAATCGTAGCTATTTTGGCTGGATACACTTCTGTAATGCTTGTGATGTTAATGGGACAAAGTCGTGTTTTCTATACCATGAGTAAAGATGGCCTATTGCCTTCTTTTTTCGGAGATATTCATAAAAAATTCCGTACTCCATGGAAAACAAACATCTTCTTTATGATCTTTGTAAGTTTATTTGCTGGTTTTGTTCCAGTAAGTGACTTAGGACATATGGTAAGTATTGGAACATTATTAGCATTTGTATTAGTTTGTATTGGTGTACTAGTAATGCGTAAAAAAATGCCAGATGCTCCAAGATCTTTCAAAACTCCATTTGTACCATATGTACCTATCGCTGGTATTCTTGTTTGTGTGTATTTAATGTACTCACTTCCTTATGAAAGCTGGTTGCGATTAGTAATATGGATGGCAATTGGTATTGGGCTTTACTTTGCCTACGGTAAGAAAAATAGTAAATTAAATAATCCAGATAAATAA
- a CDS encoding PspC domain-containing protein, translating into MARVIKLKYFFEKYGFHVSSRLADKLGMRVTSVRLFFIYISFVTAGLWFGVYLTLAFWIRLKDLIRAKRTSVFDL; encoded by the coding sequence ATTGCTAGAGTAATTAAACTTAAATATTTTTTCGAAAAATATGGTTTCCATGTATCTTCAAGATTAGCTGATAAATTAGGAATGCGAGTAACAAGTGTTCGCCTTTTTTTTATTTACATCTCTTTTGTTACAGCTGGTCTTTGGTTTGGTGTCTATTTAACTTTGGCCTTTTGGATTAGGCTTAAAGATTTAATTCGCGCAAAAAGAACCTCTGTATTTGATTTGTAA
- a CDS encoding DUF2851 family protein, with translation MKEDFLHYLWKFKKFDTLNLKTSNKEEVTITHVGQYLELAGPDFFNAQITIGNQKWAGNVEIHLKSSDWYVHHHVRDAGYENVILHVVWEHDTEIFRKDNTEIPVLELCQYVDKNTVANYQSLMAPKSWIYCEKQLKEVSEFTLKNWQERLFFERLERKSKPIYELLEQTNNDWEAVLFSLLARNFGLNTNGDVFYQNAKSIPFTIIRKESAEVENLEALLFGNAGLLNSEKEDNYFKDLKIRYFYLLHKYQIDKMNLAPVQFFKHRPDNFPTIRLSQLANLYHSRHNLFSKITDLNSVKSCYDLFQISSSKYWENHYQFDKESPKKKKKLSKAFVDLLIINTIIPIQFAYAKSIGKEISENLIQLVMDVHPEKNAIIDKFTSFGLKTSNAFETQSLLQLKNEYCSKSKCLDCAVGMELMKQD, from the coding sequence ATGAAAGAAGATTTTCTGCACTACCTCTGGAAATTCAAGAAGTTTGATACTTTAAATTTAAAAACTTCAAATAAAGAAGAGGTTACAATTACTCATGTTGGCCAATATTTAGAATTAGCAGGACCGGATTTTTTTAATGCTCAAATTACCATCGGCAATCAAAAATGGGCTGGTAATGTGGAGATCCATCTTAAATCTTCTGATTGGTATGTGCATCATCATGTAAGAGATGCGGGTTATGAAAACGTGATTCTTCATGTCGTTTGGGAACACGATACCGAAATCTTTAGGAAAGACAATACCGAAATTCCTGTTTTAGAACTCTGTCAATATGTAGATAAGAACACGGTTGCTAATTATCAATCTTTAATGGCTCCTAAATCTTGGATTTATTGCGAAAAACAGTTAAAAGAGGTAAGCGAGTTTACATTGAAAAATTGGCAAGAGCGTTTGTTTTTTGAACGATTAGAAAGAAAATCCAAGCCTATTTATGAATTATTGGAACAAACCAATAATGATTGGGAAGCCGTTTTATTTAGCCTGTTGGCTAGAAATTTTGGGTTGAATACGAATGGCGATGTTTTTTACCAAAATGCCAAATCAATTCCATTTACTATCATTAGAAAAGAAAGTGCGGAGGTCGAAAATTTAGAAGCCTTACTCTTTGGAAATGCTGGACTACTCAATTCCGAAAAGGAAGATAATTATTTTAAAGATTTAAAAATCAGGTATTTTTATTTGCTGCACAAGTATCAAATTGATAAAATGAATCTGGCGCCAGTTCAGTTTTTTAAACACCGACCCGATAATTTTCCAACGATACGACTTTCTCAATTAGCTAATTTATATCACTCTAGACATAATTTATTTTCTAAAATTACTGATCTAAATTCAGTTAAAAGTTGTTATGATTTATTTCAAATTTCTTCTTCAAAGTATTGGGAGAATCATTATCAATTTGACAAGGAAAGTCCAAAGAAAAAGAAAAAATTATCTAAAGCCTTTGTCGATTTATTGATTATAAACACAATCATTCCTATTCAATTTGCGTATGCAAAAAGTATTGGTAAAGAAATTTCAGAAAATCTAATCCAGTTAGTTATGGATGTTCATCCAGAGAAAAATGCGATTATAGATAAGTTTACTTCTTTTGGATTAAAAACTTCAAATGCTTTTGAAACTCAGTCATTATTGCAACTTAAAAATGAATATTGTTCAAAAAGTAAGTGTTTAGATTGCGCAGTGGGAATGGAGTTGATGAAACAAGATTAA
- a CDS encoding 3'-5' exonuclease: MTFTAIDFETATAFHPCSVGIVTVENGIIVDEFVTLIKPPNNLYSPFTIQVHGIYPRDTVNAKTFAQVYPEIQKRLQNRVVVAHNESFDRNVLAKSMALYNLNYEDLNIASRWECTVKIYKAKGLKPTKLSDCCRAMNIALNHHEALSDARACAKLYMMR, translated from the coding sequence ATGACTTTTACTGCCATAGATTTTGAAACCGCAACTGCATTCCATCCTTGCTCTGTAGGTATTGTTACCGTAGAAAACGGAATAATTGTGGACGAGTTTGTTACTTTGATCAAGCCTCCCAATAATTTATATTCTCCATTTACCATTCAAGTTCATGGAATATATCCACGTGATACAGTGAATGCAAAAACATTTGCTCAAGTCTATCCCGAAATTCAAAAACGATTACAAAATAGAGTAGTGGTTGCTCATAATGAAAGTTTTGACAGGAATGTATTGGCTAAATCGATGGCACTTTACAATTTAAATTATGAAGATTTAAATATTGCCTCTCGTTGGGAATGTACCGTAAAAATCTATAAAGCCAAAGGGTTAAAACCGACAAAATTAAGTGATTGTTGCCGAGCAATGAATATTGCTTTAAATCATCACGAAGCATTGTCAGATGCTCGAGCTTGTGCTAAACTATATATGATGAGATAA
- a CDS encoding pyridoxal-phosphate dependent enzyme — MHYAENILGTIGNTPLVKLNKVTEGIDALVLAKVETFNPGNSVKDRMAVKMIEDAEADGRLKPGGTIIEGTSGNTGMGLALVAIIKGYKLICVISDKQSKEKMDILRAVGAKVVVCPTDVEPTDPRSYYSVSKRLAEETPNSWYVNQYDNPSNAIAHYEQTGPEIWEQTEGKITHFVSGVGTGGTISGVGKYLKEKNPNIKIWGIDTYGSVFKKYHETGIFDENEIYSYITEGIGEDILPKNVDFSLIDGFTKVTDKDAAVYTRKIALEEGIFVGNSAGAAVKGLLQLKEHFKKDDVVVVLFHDSGSRYVGKMFNDDWMRERGFLEETVTKAEDVIKDHIDKPLIVARTEELVSHAIERMRQYKISQIPVMDITGFVGSLDESDLFQSYVSDKNTADRPIREIMGKPYPIVELGTTIEAVSKLFSRENAAVLIDLGNGKHHIITKYDIIGSIK, encoded by the coding sequence ATGCATTACGCTGAAAATATATTAGGTACAATAGGAAATACTCCTTTGGTTAAATTGAACAAAGTAACCGAAGGAATAGACGCTTTAGTACTTGCCAAAGTGGAAACCTTCAACCCAGGAAATTCTGTAAAAGATAGAATGGCAGTAAAAATGATTGAAGATGCCGAAGCGGACGGCCGTCTAAAACCAGGCGGAACTATTATTGAAGGTACTTCTGGAAATACAGGAATGGGATTAGCCTTAGTAGCAATTATAAAAGGCTACAAATTAATCTGTGTGATTTCTGATAAACAATCCAAAGAAAAAATGGATATTCTACGCGCTGTGGGAGCAAAAGTAGTGGTTTGTCCTACTGATGTAGAGCCTACAGATCCAAGATCATATTATTCTGTTTCTAAAAGATTAGCGGAGGAAACTCCTAATTCTTGGTACGTAAACCAATACGATAATCCATCAAATGCCATAGCACATTACGAACAAACGGGACCGGAAATTTGGGAACAAACAGAAGGTAAGATTACTCATTTTGTTTCGGGTGTAGGAACAGGAGGAACGATTTCAGGAGTAGGAAAATATTTAAAAGAGAAAAATCCAAATATTAAGATTTGGGGAATCGATACTTATGGTTCTGTTTTTAAAAAATACCATGAAACTGGAATTTTTGACGAAAACGAAATCTATTCTTATATCACGGAAGGAATTGGCGAAGATATACTTCCTAAAAATGTTGATTTCTCTTTAATTGACGGGTTTACAAAAGTAACCGATAAGGATGCAGCTGTTTATACGCGTAAAATTGCATTAGAGGAAGGAATATTTGTTGGAAATTCGGCTGGTGCAGCCGTAAAAGGATTATTGCAACTCAAAGAACATTTTAAGAAAGACGATGTAGTAGTCGTGTTATTCCATGATTCTGGAAGTCGTTATGTAGGAAAAATGTTTAATGATGACTGGATGCGCGAACGCGGTTTTCTTGAAGAAACAGTTACAAAAGCCGAGGATGTCATTAAAGATCATATTGATAAACCATTAATTGTAGCAAGAACTGAAGAATTAGTTTCGCATGCAATTGAAAGAATGCGTCAATATAAAATTTCTCAGATTCCTGTAATGGATATTACTGGATTTGTAGGTTCTCTTGATGAATCTGATTTGTTTCAAAGTTATGTAAGCGATAAAAATACCGCTGACAGACCCATTCGTGAGATCATGGGGAAACCCTATCCAATTGTGGAGCTAGGGACTACTATTGAAGCAGTATCTAAATTATTCTCTAGAGAAAACGCAGCTGTTTTGATTGATTTAGGAAACGGGAAACACCATATAATTACCAAATATGATATTATTGGATCAATAAAATAA
- a CDS encoding putative porin gives MRILFFLYFIIFPTLLFSQVNSGNGGNNNNNNKYQRESDSIKVQKVATMDMYRFINIERDTTYLDTALTIKREYSFNYLRKDIFGLLPFSNEGQTYNTLQYSLTEFSPYPEFGFKAKHFNFLEANQIKYSSVATPVTELYFKSVMQKGQSLDAFFAINTSPRLNFSIAYKGLRSEGKYINQLASTGNFRFTTSYNTLNNRYVANAHFTYQDILNEENGGITTISDFESEDPKYDNRQRLEVYFNDAKSFLKGKRFFVDHFFRVNPTKGENNLYVAHQFNYENKFFEYNQATVPSTVGSSIVYRFGDSFVSSGINDQTHYNKMYNKVGLVYENTTLGKFQFFADDFRSNYYYNQILIFDTKTVPASLSRNINSAGGQYEYQKNKWNGKFLYSRSVTNQSLSNLDAKLHYEMNDDYQFSFGYQNLNKLPNDNYNLYQSSYINYNWSNDFKNEKINSITANASTPWIEASLQLMTLNDHLYFENTATVDSQQIVTPKQYGNTINYISVKASKEFKFGRFALDNTVLYQKADQQDAILNVPEIVSRNTIYYTNYLFKKALFLQTGFTLNYFTSYMANDYNPVIGEFFVQNKKEIGNYPNVDFFVNARIQRTRIYFKAEHFNSSFTGNNFYSAPNSPYRDFTVRFGLIWNFFN, from the coding sequence ATGAGAATCCTCTTTTTTTTATATTTCATAATATTTCCTACTCTTTTATTTTCTCAAGTAAATTCAGGAAATGGCGGCAATAATAACAACAATAATAAATATCAAAGAGAATCAGATTCAATTAAAGTTCAAAAAGTAGCTACGATGGATATGTACCGTTTTATAAACATAGAACGTGATACCACTTATCTCGACACTGCTCTTACTATTAAAAGAGAATATTCGTTTAATTATTTACGAAAAGACATTTTTGGACTTTTACCCTTTTCTAATGAAGGGCAAACCTATAACACACTTCAATATAGTTTAACAGAGTTTTCTCCATATCCAGAATTTGGTTTCAAGGCAAAACATTTTAATTTTTTGGAAGCCAATCAAATTAAATACAGCTCTGTAGCAACTCCAGTAACTGAATTGTACTTCAAATCGGTTATGCAAAAAGGACAATCTCTGGATGCTTTTTTTGCTATAAATACGTCACCTAGACTCAATTTTTCTATCGCTTATAAAGGATTGCGTTCTGAGGGAAAATATATTAATCAGTTGGCTAGTACAGGAAATTTTAGATTCACAACAAGTTACAACACGCTAAATAACCGCTATGTTGCCAATGCTCATTTTACATATCAAGATATTTTAAATGAAGAAAATGGGGGTATAACAACCATTTCTGATTTTGAAAGCGAAGATCCTAAATACGATAATAGACAACGATTGGAGGTTTATTTCAATGATGCCAAATCCTTCTTAAAAGGGAAACGTTTTTTTGTGGATCATTTTTTCAGAGTGAATCCAACCAAGGGAGAAAATAATTTATATGTTGCCCATCAATTCAATTACGAAAATAAGTTTTTCGAATACAATCAAGCTACAGTTCCTTCTACAGTAGGTTCTTCAATTGTTTATAGATTTGGGGATTCTTTTGTAAGTTCTGGAATCAATGATCAAACGCATTACAATAAAATGTATAATAAAGTGGGGTTGGTTTATGAGAATACGACTTTAGGTAAATTTCAGTTTTTTGCCGATGATTTTAGATCGAATTATTACTACAATCAAATATTGATTTTTGATACTAAAACCGTTCCTGCTTCTTTGTCTAGAAATATTAATAGTGCAGGTGGGCAATACGAATATCAAAAAAACAAATGGAACGGAAAATTCTTGTATTCAAGATCGGTTACAAATCAATCGTTGTCGAATTTAGATGCTAAGTTGCATTATGAAATGAATGATGATTATCAATTTTCATTTGGATACCAAAACTTAAATAAACTACCAAACGATAATTACAACTTATATCAAAGTAGTTATATAAATTACAACTGGTCGAATGATTTCAAAAACGAAAAAATAAATTCGATAACAGCCAATGCGTCGACGCCATGGATTGAAGCTTCTCTTCAATTAATGACATTAAATGATCACTTGTATTTTGAAAACACAGCAACTGTTGACAGCCAGCAAATTGTAACGCCAAAACAATATGGTAATACGATAAATTACATTTCTGTTAAAGCGAGTAAGGAATTTAAATTCGGGAGATTTGCTTTAGATAATACCGTTTTATACCAAAAAGCAGATCAACAAGATGCTATTTTAAATGTTCCCGAAATAGTGAGTAGAAACACCATTTATTATACTAATTACCTGTTCAAAAAAGCGTTGTTTTTGCAAACTGGTTTCACATTGAATTATTTCACAAGCTACATGGCGAATGATTATAATCCGGTTATTGGAGAATTTTTTGTTCAAAATAAAAAAGAAATTGGTAATTATCCTAATGTTGATTTTTTCGTTAATGCTCGCATTCAACGAACAAGAATCTACTTCAAAGCAGAGCATTTTAATTCTTCTTTCACAGGAAATAACTTCTATTCAGCACCCAATAGTCCGTATCGTGATTTCACAGTTCGCTTTGGTTTAATCTGGAACTTCTTTAACTAA
- a CDS encoding ribonuclease HII: MLALNFSNFILETGTDEAGRGCLAGPVTAAAVILPQDFENIILNDSKQLTDKTREKLRPIIENQAVSFAVTHLYPNEIDEINILNASMKGMQECVLKLNTVPEFIIVDGNRLLNAKLGLKSNFGKQFSKTEIELLKSIPNQSIVKGDAKFMSIAAASVLAKTYRDEYMNAIHEEFPMYNWKKNKGYPTKEHREAIRKYGVTKYHRMSFRLLPEQYKFDL; the protein is encoded by the coding sequence ATGCTTGCACTTAATTTTTCTAATTTTATTCTAGAAACTGGAACCGATGAAGCGGGACGAGGTTGTCTTGCGGGACCTGTAACCGCTGCGGCAGTAATCCTACCACAAGATTTTGAAAATATAATTTTGAATGACAGCAAGCAGTTAACCGACAAAACGAGAGAAAAACTAAGGCCTATTATCGAAAATCAAGCTGTTTCATTTGCTGTAACTCATTTGTATCCCAATGAAATTGATGAAATAAATATCTTGAATGCTTCGATGAAAGGAATGCAAGAATGTGTTTTGAAATTAAACACAGTACCCGAATTTATTATTGTTGATGGCAACCGGTTATTGAATGCAAAACTGGGTTTAAAAAGTAATTTTGGAAAGCAATTTTCAAAAACTGAAATTGAATTATTAAAATCAATTCCGAATCAAAGCATTGTAAAAGGAGATGCTAAATTCATGAGTATTGCTGCGGCTTCCGTTTTGGCCAAAACGTATCGGGACGAGTATATGAATGCCATTCATGAGGAATTCCCCATGTACAATTGGAAAAAAAACAAAGGCTACCCAACTAAAGAACATCGAGAAGCAATTAGAAAATATGGGGTAACTAAATACCACCGAATGAGTTTTCGATTATTGCCGGAACAGTATAAATTTGATCTATGA
- the lipB gene encoding lipoyl(octanoyl) transferase LipB, with the protein MNKTIQLQDLGNKDYKATWEYQEELFKGVVDLKIKNRREELELETPNYFLFVEHPHVYTLGKSGDLSNLLLSEKQLEDKGATFYKINRGGDITYHGPGQIVGYPILDLENFFTDIHKYLRFLEESIILTLQEYGLECGRSEGETGVWLGVGTPFARKICAMGVRASRWVTMHGFALNVNADLGYFDNIIPCGIRGKAVTSLQVELGVERVDEEEVKGKILKHFSQLFDATFVKSESINR; encoded by the coding sequence ATGAATAAAACAATCCAACTTCAAGATTTAGGAAATAAAGACTACAAAGCAACTTGGGAATACCAAGAAGAATTGTTTAAAGGAGTTGTAGATTTAAAAATTAAGAATAGGAGAGAAGAACTAGAATTAGAAACGCCCAATTATTTTCTATTTGTAGAGCATCCGCATGTGTATACATTAGGGAAAAGTGGGGATTTGAGTAATTTATTGTTATCCGAAAAACAATTGGAAGACAAAGGAGCTACTTTCTACAAAATCAATCGTGGTGGTGATATTACCTATCATGGGCCAGGACAAATTGTAGGTTATCCTATTTTAGACTTAGAAAATTTCTTTACTGACATTCATAAATACTTGCGTTTTCTCGAAGAATCTATTATTCTTACACTTCAAGAATACGGTTTAGAATGTGGACGAAGCGAAGGAGAAACCGGAGTTTGGCTAGGTGTTGGAACTCCTTTTGCACGAAAAATATGTGCTATGGGTGTTCGTGCTTCGCGCTGGGTAACCATGCATGGATTTGCTTTAAATGTCAATGCCGATTTGGGATATTTTGACAACATCATTCCTTGCGGAATTCGAGGCAAAGCAGTCACTTCTTTACAAGTAGAATTGGGAGTTGAAAGAGTAGATGAAGAGGAAGTTAAAGGAAAAATTTTGAAACACTTCTCACAATTATTTGATGCAACTTTCGTGAAATCTGAAAGCATCAATCGTTAA
- the lysS gene encoding lysine--tRNA ligase, translating into MALSEQEIIRREKLQNLRNLGINPYPANLFPVNHTSKQIKESFEEGKKVIVAGRLMSVRDQGKACFAELQDSEGRIQLYVNRDVLCEGDDKTLYNQVFKKLTDLGDFIGIEGELFTTKVGAQCIRVDGFTFLSKTLRPLPLPKVDEDGKVHDAFNDAELRYRMRYVDLTVNQNVKETFIKRTKMFNAMRNFFNDRGYLEVETPVLQPIPGGAAARPFITHHNSLDIPLYMRIANELYLKRLIVGGFEGVYEFSKNFRNEGMDRTHNPEFTAMEIYVAYKDYNWMMEFAEDLLEHCAIAVNGTSEATFGEHTINFKAPYARVTMTDSIKHFTGFDISGKSETELFEAARGMGIEVDATMGKGKLIDEIFGAKCEGNYIQPTFITDYPKEMSPLCKEHRDNSDLTERFELMVCGKEVANAYSELNDPIDQRERFEEQLKLAAKGDDEATEFIDEDFLRALEYGMPPTSGMGIGMDRLIMFLTNNASIQEVLLFPQMRPEKKQIVVELEADEKTIVAILEANDNQMEFGLLKIKSELSGKKWDKAMKNLSSLGMTEVVVEGDVKACRLKG; encoded by the coding sequence ATGGCATTATCAGAACAAGAAATTATCCGTAGAGAAAAACTACAAAACTTACGCAATTTGGGAATAAACCCTTATCCAGCTAATCTTTTTCCAGTAAATCATACTTCGAAGCAAATAAAGGAAAGCTTTGAAGAAGGTAAAAAGGTCATTGTTGCTGGGCGTTTGATGAGTGTGAGAGATCAAGGAAAAGCTTGTTTTGCTGAACTACAAGATAGCGAAGGGCGCATACAATTGTATGTGAATCGCGATGTATTGTGTGAAGGTGATGATAAAACATTATACAATCAGGTATTTAAAAAATTAACTGATTTAGGTGATTTTATTGGTATTGAAGGAGAATTGTTTACTACTAAAGTAGGCGCGCAATGTATTCGTGTGGATGGTTTTACTTTTTTGAGCAAAACATTACGTCCGTTGCCTTTACCAAAAGTAGATGAGGACGGAAAAGTACACGATGCTTTTAATGACGCTGAATTGCGTTATAGAATGCGTTATGTGGATTTAACTGTGAATCAAAATGTGAAAGAAACGTTTATCAAAAGAACAAAAATGTTCAATGCGATGCGTAATTTCTTTAATGATAGAGGATATCTTGAGGTGGAGACTCCAGTTTTACAACCGATTCCTGGTGGAGCAGCAGCACGTCCGTTTATCACACATCACAACTCGCTCGACATTCCGCTTTACATGCGTATTGCAAACGAATTGTATTTAAAAAGATTAATTGTTGGTGGTTTTGAAGGAGTTTATGAGTTTTCTAAAAACTTCAGAAATGAAGGAATGGATAGAACCCATAACCCAGAATTTACCGCTATGGAAATATATGTAGCCTATAAAGACTACAACTGGATGATGGAGTTTGCCGAAGATCTTCTAGAGCATTGCGCAATTGCTGTTAATGGAACTAGTGAAGCGACTTTTGGAGAACACACTATCAACTTTAAAGCACCTTATGCTCGCGTTACTATGACTGATTCTATCAAACATTTTACTGGTTTTGATATTTCAGGAAAAAGTGAAACGGAACTTTTTGAAGCGGCTCGCGGAATGGGAATTGAGGTTGACGCTACCATGGGTAAAGGAAAATTGATTGATGAGATTTTTGGCGCTAAATGCGAAGGAAATTACATTCAGCCAACATTCATCACTGATTACCCAAAGGAAATGTCTCCACTTTGTAAAGAGCACCGTGATAATTCAGATTTGACCGAACGTTTTGAATTAATGGTTTGTGGTAAAGAAGTAGCCAATGCGTATTCCGAATTAAACGACCCAATTGACCAAAGAGAACGTTTTGAAGAGCAATTAAAACTAGCTGCAAAAGGAGATGATGAAGCGACTGAATTTATTGACGAAGATTTCCTTAGAGCATTAGAATACGGAATGCCTCCTACATCAGGAATGGGAATTGGAATGGACCGTTTAATTATGTTCTTGACTAATAATGCCTCTATTCAAGAAGTATTGTTGTTTCCACAAATGCGTCCAGAGAAAAAACAAATTGTGGTGGAGCTTGAAGCAGATGAAAAAACAATTGTTGCTATTTTAGAAGCAAATGATAACCAAATGGAATTTGGTTTACTAAAAATAAAATCAGAATTAAGCGGTAAAAAATGGGATAAAGCCATGAAAAACCTTTCTTCACTTGGAATGACCGAAGTAGTTGTTGAAGGTGATGTTAAAGCGTGCCGATTGAAAGGATAA